Proteins from a genomic interval of Deltaproteobacteria bacterium:
- a CDS encoding DUF1207 domain-containing protein, whose amino-acid sequence MAIDEKWRTYAEGGWGFSLRNEELQEPGRFQLGLEFENARCLWKERMGWYTALDLSATEERDWRVDTSLHLGLLMDQGDRTWRLGIEYYKGRPNMGEFFQDEESYISLGLWLDI is encoded by the coding sequence CTGGCCATCGATGAAAAGTGGCGGACCTACGCCGAAGGAGGTTGGGGCTTTAGTCTGCGAAATGAGGAGCTTCAGGAGCCCGGACGCTTTCAGCTAGGCCTGGAGTTTGAAAATGCCCGTTGTCTCTGGAAAGAACGCATGGGGTGGTATACCGCTCTTGACCTTTCAGCTACCGAGGAGAGGGATTGGCGTGTCGACACCTCGCTCCACCTTGGCCTCCTCATGGACCAGGGAGACCGCACTTGGCGGCTCGGGATTGAATACTACAAGGGGCGTCCCAATATGGGGGAATTCTTCCAGGACGAAGAGAGCTACATCTCCCTTGGGCTCTGGCTGGATATCTGA